In one window of Candidatus Sulfuricurvum sp. RIFRC-1 DNA:
- the glp gene encoding gephyrin-like molybdotransferase Glp has product MAISVEEALKLVYSLASPTQSEIVPIENAVHRVLCETITATYALPSFDNSAMDGYALRCEDAGKTLQQSHVIFAGDGDEIRLVENQCIRIMTGAKIPQGCEAIVPIEEVSVMGDLITFPSTIKPSQHIRLKGEDIQTGMLLLDQGSMLHAHHISLLASQGITHVSVHRRPRVALFSSGNELKMHHETLGANQLYNTNTPTFGARAEELGCDVIFTGTAEDTLSSIQEHIRRSLNADLIITSGGVSVGDADFTKEAFQSLGFEGAFESVDIKPGKPTTFGRIGNSIILNLPGNPLAAALCFELFGQSAILSLSGRADKFLSSITTHISEPFKMKKGRRSLIPGWFDGASFTPSPKFGPGMVLPLSRANAFMMVDASVEGFEQDAVVKVIPTRWCMSSEKQNSLITL; this is encoded by the coding sequence ATGGCGATCAGCGTAGAAGAGGCATTAAAACTGGTTTATTCCCTCGCTTCACCGACCCAAAGCGAAATTGTACCGATTGAAAATGCAGTCCATCGTGTCTTATGCGAAACCATTACCGCCACCTACGCCCTCCCTTCTTTCGATAATTCAGCCATGGACGGTTATGCACTTCGCTGTGAAGATGCCGGAAAAACTCTTCAACAATCACATGTTATCTTTGCCGGTGACGGGGATGAAATCCGACTTGTCGAAAATCAATGTATCCGTATTATGACCGGTGCCAAAATACCGCAAGGGTGCGAGGCAATCGTTCCGATTGAAGAGGTAAGTGTCATGGGAGATCTCATTACCTTCCCCTCAACCATTAAGCCCTCTCAGCATATCCGACTCAAAGGAGAAGACATCCAAACCGGAATGCTCTTGCTAGATCAGGGGTCGATGCTTCATGCCCATCATATCTCTTTACTGGCATCACAGGGGATCACCCATGTTAGCGTCCATCGCCGCCCTCGTGTTGCATTATTTTCATCCGGCAATGAGCTCAAAATGCACCATGAAACACTGGGAGCCAATCAACTCTACAACACCAATACCCCGACATTTGGTGCACGGGCGGAAGAGCTCGGTTGTGATGTAATCTTTACCGGAACGGCAGAAGATACTCTATCATCGATCCAAGAGCATATTCGGCGCTCCCTCAATGCCGATCTTATCATCACCTCAGGCGGTGTCAGTGTCGGAGATGCTGATTTCACCAAAGAGGCATTTCAATCACTGGGCTTTGAGGGTGCGTTCGAATCGGTGGATATCAAACCCGGGAAACCGACGACGTTTGGGCGTATCGGAAATAGTATTATTCTCAATCTTCCCGGAAATCCACTTGCGGCAGCTCTGTGTTTTGAACTGTTCGGACAAAGTGCCATCCTATCTCTTAGCGGCAGAGCCGATAAATTCCTCTCTAGCATTACAACTCATATCAGTGAGCCTTTTAAAATGAAAAAAGGGAGACGTTCACTGATTCCGGGCTGGTTTGATGGAGCATCTTTTACCCCGAGCCCAAAATTTGGTCCCGGTATGGTGTTGCCCCTATCACGAGCCAACGCGTTTATGATGGTGGATGCAAGCGTAGAAGGATTTGAGCAAGACGCCGTCGTAAAAGTTATTCCGACACGCTGGTGTATGAGTTCAGAGAAACAAAATTCTCTGATAACGCTTTAA
- a CDS encoding 6-carboxytetrahydropterin synthase → MIIRKLFKFENAHIVRGCSTQRCRASLHGHSYKVEVLLESDYLDNGQMVYDFGLMKQGMKELIDAFDHAIALWDGDDAEYIADMKKHSNRWVQIPVSPSAEQFSRLIFVMIDKLHWFTQMVNGEKMVRLYSIIVHETDTGYAQCFRNDAYSDKMGLIDLEKIIFSDEVREGWNDPALWERIKRGETFINPRSV, encoded by the coding sequence ATGATTATCCGTAAATTATTTAAGTTCGAAAATGCCCATATTGTTCGGGGGTGTTCGACGCAACGATGTCGGGCATCTCTTCACGGTCATTCGTATAAGGTAGAAGTGTTGCTCGAATCGGATTATCTTGATAACGGTCAGATGGTCTATGATTTTGGCCTCATGAAGCAGGGGATGAAAGAGTTGATCGATGCCTTCGATCATGCTATTGCCCTGTGGGACGGAGACGATGCGGAGTATATTGCCGATATGAAGAAACACTCCAACCGATGGGTGCAGATCCCTGTTTCTCCTTCGGCAGAACAGTTTAGCCGTCTTATTTTTGTAATGATTGATAAGTTGCATTGGTTTACACAAATGGTGAACGGCGAGAAAATGGTACGGCTCTATAGTATTATCGTCCATGAGACGGATACGGGATATGCGCAGTGTTTTCGTAATGATGCCTACTCGGACAAGATGGGACTGATAGATTTAGAAAAAATTATTTTCAGCGATGAAGTACGTGAAGGGTGGAATGATCCTGCGTTATGGGAACGGATTAAACGAGGAGAGACTTTTATCAATCCCCGGAGCGTTTAA
- a CDS encoding 7-carboxy-7-deazaguanine synthase QueE, which yields MLYLVEHFYSVQGEGKYTGVPSLFFRFGGCNLKCEGFGCTERSPDGSEVLGCDTVYAVDRKAFGELWMEIEELQSLIWIMNGYRLPPHVDVVLTGGEPLIYANEPIFVEFIEYLIGQGHRVTFETNATIAPDFKRYPFYAQATYALSVKLSNSGEPLDKRVKPEAYGAIIANAKESFFKFTVDEPSLVSYIESEIDEIIALHPYTPVYCMPLGGDKAHIEANCEAVIEFCKRRGFIYSDRLHIRIWDQNHGV from the coding sequence GTGTTATATTTAGTAGAACATTTTTACTCCGTCCAAGGTGAGGGAAAATACACGGGTGTGCCGTCACTCTTTTTCCGCTTCGGAGGGTGCAACCTCAAATGTGAAGGGTTCGGATGTACTGAGCGATCACCGGATGGTTCAGAAGTTCTCGGCTGTGATACGGTCTATGCCGTTGATCGTAAAGCATTCGGTGAGCTGTGGATGGAGATCGAAGAACTTCAGAGCCTTATCTGGATTATGAACGGGTATCGTTTACCGCCTCATGTGGATGTCGTCCTTACCGGAGGTGAGCCGCTTATTTATGCGAATGAACCGATTTTCGTCGAGTTTATTGAGTATCTGATAGGGCAAGGGCATCGGGTGACGTTTGAGACGAATGCGACGATTGCTCCCGATTTTAAACGCTATCCTTTTTATGCACAGGCAACCTATGCGTTATCGGTCAAGCTTTCAAACAGCGGTGAACCGTTGGATAAACGGGTTAAACCCGAAGCGTATGGAGCCATTATTGCGAATGCCAAAGAGAGCTTTTTTAAATTTACCGTAGATGAACCCTCATTGGTAAGTTACATCGAGTCGGAAATCGATGAGATCATTGCGCTGCATCCCTATACGCCGGTGTATTGTATGCCGTTGGGAGGGGATAAAGCCCATATTGAAGCAAACTGCGAAGCGGTGATCGAGTTTTGCAAACGTCGAGGATTTATCTACTCGGATCGCCTTCATATCCGTATTTGGGACCAGAACCACGGTGTATAA